The Aerococcaceae bacterium DSM 111021 genome includes a region encoding these proteins:
- a CDS encoding prepilin-type N-terminal cleavage/methylation domain-containing protein, whose protein sequence is MKKIVKLNKRGFTLIEMLIVLVVVSLLMAIIIPNVAGQRDNIDEQARINIAEIIETQSSTYQIVNGGEVPSLEVLFEEGYITARQLDEATKLLNESTTGNE, encoded by the coding sequence ATGAAAAAAATTGTGAAGTTGAATAAACGCGGTTTTACCTTAATAGAAATGTTAATTGTGTTGGTGGTAGTCAGTCTTCTAATGGCAATAATTATACCAAACGTAGCGGGGCAACGAGATAATATTGATGAACAAGCTCGCATCAACATTGCTGAAATAATTGAAACCCAATCTAGTACTTATCAGATTGTGAATGGTGGAGAAGTACCATCTTTAGAGGTGTTATTCGAGGAAGGTTACATCACTGCTCGACAATTAGATGAGGCTACAAAGTTATTAAATGAATCAACTACTGGTA
- a CDS encoding DNA-dependent RNA polymerase auxiliary subunit epsilon family protein, with protein MIFKVFYQESKKEAPRREATHSMFVEANAISEVREYLTENTPYMIEHITEISGEFLEYEKEQNPDFEVVKP; from the coding sequence ATGATATTTAAAGTTTTTTATCAAGAATCAAAAAAGGAAGCACCTCGTCGTGAAGCCACACATTCAATGTTCGTGGAAGCAAATGCAATTAGTGAAGTTCGTGAGTACTTAACTGAAAACACACCATACATGATCGAACACATCACTGAAATATCAGGAGAGTTTTTGGAATACGAAAAAGAACAGAATCCTGACTTCGAGGTTGTGAAACCTTAG
- a CDS encoding type II secretion system F family protein — protein sequence MKQPIQNSKLSKELKIPKNLQPYLLKTLSELLQEGFSIHQSLHFMRILMKKQTKAIDYIISQLEKGMSLESSLEPLGYSNALIAQLFYAQRQGRFIDSLLDASNQLQEAQKYRQKLIKTLIYPIFLGIGLVGMLFAMRLFLLPQVTSFISQEVYDEQFFVRVLVRFFTYLPQIFGILLAIVLIIYGCVDLYLLKQTEMKRYQILTRIPGLKKWVRSYSSYKVSKEIGHFFTGGYSIQQTITVLVDYPIDPFLSEIANEIKKGMLKGEDLAVILEDLDIFTKELPLVIYQGELTSQTAQKCSLYSQKVYSDLMNDIQAKLTLVQPVLFIIIGVLVMSMYLLMMLPMLTMQGI from the coding sequence ATGAAGCAACCTATACAAAATTCGAAATTATCTAAAGAGTTGAAAATACCTAAGAATTTACAGCCTTACTTGTTAAAAACATTGAGTGAGTTATTACAAGAAGGGTTTTCAATTCATCAAAGTTTGCACTTTATGCGAATCTTAATGAAGAAACAAACTAAAGCAATTGATTATATTATATCCCAATTGGAAAAAGGAATGTCACTTGAAAGTTCTTTAGAACCTCTAGGGTATTCCAACGCTCTCATCGCTCAATTGTTTTATGCTCAGCGTCAAGGTAGGTTTATTGATTCTCTATTAGATGCTAGCAACCAGCTACAAGAAGCTCAAAAATATAGACAAAAACTCATTAAAACATTAATCTATCCCATATTTCTAGGTATAGGATTAGTAGGAATGTTATTCGCAATGCGTTTGTTCCTACTTCCACAAGTCACAAGTTTTATCTCTCAAGAAGTGTATGATGAACAATTTTTTGTTCGTGTATTAGTTCGTTTCTTTACTTATCTACCTCAAATCTTTGGAATCTTACTAGCCATCGTGTTAATTATTTATGGTTGTGTCGATTTGTATTTGTTAAAACAAACAGAAATGAAACGCTACCAGATTTTGACACGAATTCCAGGACTAAAGAAATGGGTAAGGAGTTATAGTTCATATAAAGTTTCCAAAGAAATTGGTCATTTCTTTACTGGAGGGTATTCAATCCAACAAACAATTACAGTTTTAGTAGATTACCCAATCGATCCATTTTTGAGCGAAATAGCGAATGAGATAAAGAAAGGCATGTTAAAAGGGGAAGACTTAGCAGTCATCCTTGAAGACTTAGATATTTTTACCAAAGAATTACCTTTAGTGATATACCAAGGAGAATTAACGAGTCAAACTGCTCAAAAATGCAGCTTATACTCTCAAAAAGTGTACTCAGATTTGATGAATGATATTCAAGCCAAACTTACTTTAGTGCAACCGGTATTATTCATCATAATTGGCGTATTAGTGATGTCGATGTATTTACTTATGATGTTACCAATGTTAACGATGCAAGGAATATGA
- the tadA gene encoding Flp pilus assembly complex ATPase component TadA: protein MIEGDAKRLIQAAVNQEVSDIHILPTKKAYAIHFRTNGRLSLYEEKSIDWGKRLISHFKYLANMDVGEKRRPQSGSTALMIEEENVELRFSTITNVLLYESIVIRVLKAQKRSNNQVITYFPEDIDLLRTLTQRKSGLILFSGPVGSGKTTTIYQLLRELIQQESLQIITMEDPVEIFEEQFLQTEVNEKAGITYDLLIKSSLRHHPDVLMIGEIRDEETARMAVRGALTGHLMIATIHAKNTLGVIARLQELSISDEQLRQTLIGVISQRLVPRYCYQCQSACRLDCQDKKQNQKRAAIFEILAKDSLNSVLHNNHTYIEYDSLNDKLRKAWAYGYIDEATYTKFEII from the coding sequence ATGATTGAAGGTGATGCAAAACGATTAATACAAGCGGCTGTGAATCAAGAAGTATCTGATATTCATATTTTACCAACCAAAAAGGCATATGCAATTCATTTTAGAACGAATGGGCGCTTGTCTTTATATGAGGAGAAATCCATCGACTGGGGTAAACGATTGATTAGTCATTTTAAGTATTTGGCTAATATGGATGTAGGTGAAAAGAGAAGGCCACAATCAGGGTCAACAGCCTTAATGATTGAGGAAGAAAATGTAGAACTAAGATTTTCAACAATTACGAATGTGCTTTTGTACGAATCAATTGTCATTAGAGTGCTTAAAGCTCAAAAACGTAGTAATAATCAAGTCATAACATATTTTCCTGAAGATATTGATTTATTAAGAACGTTAACCCAACGAAAAAGTGGTTTGATCTTATTCTCTGGGCCAGTAGGTTCAGGAAAAACTACAACTATTTATCAATTGTTACGTGAGTTAATTCAACAAGAATCTCTACAAATAATAACAATGGAAGACCCAGTGGAGATATTCGAGGAGCAATTTTTGCAGACTGAAGTGAATGAAAAAGCAGGCATTACATATGATTTATTAATTAAATCTTCGCTTCGCCATCACCCCGATGTATTAATGATCGGTGAGATTCGCGATGAAGAGACAGCTAGGATGGCTGTAAGAGGCGCATTAACAGGACACTTAATGATAGCCACGATTCATGCCAAAAACACGCTAGGTGTCATCGCAAGGTTACAGGAGTTGAGTATTAGCGATGAACAACTTCGTCAAACTTTAATTGGTGTCATATCACAACGATTGGTACCTAGATATTGTTATCAATGTCAATCAGCATGTCGATTAGATTGTCAGGATAAGAAGCAAAATCAAAAGAGAGCAGCAATATTTGAAATATTAGCTAAAGACTCATTGAACAGCGTATTACATAATAATCACACTTATATTGAATACGATTCCTTAAATGACAAATTACGAAAGGCATGGGCATATGGATACATTGATGAAGCAACCTATACAAAATTCGAAATTATCTAA